A single Methanolobus sp. ZRKC5 DNA region contains:
- a CDS encoding carbohydrate kinase family protein, which yields MDRTITVVGHAAIDLLFDVENIAVHNESHPIINYNQYYGGGAANIAIAIAILGGDAQLISAVGGDFASSGYEAELEKHGVDLSLLYRFPEEKSTRAFVFTDRDHQQSTYFHWGASVKLKELDPHKVDFVHLATSDSAYNAKIAKKAGFVSFDPGQDLVTYSKENLESILENTNILFTNRHEIERVCDMTGKSFEDILSMIETVVVTYDASGSKIYNSGKEITIPVVTVKALDPTGAGDAYRAGFLLAYTRGYSLESCGKIGSTVASFAVQNIGCQTDLPTWDVMKARYEQNFGKFPESI from the coding sequence ATGGATAGAACGATCACCGTTGTAGGACATGCTGCCATAGACCTGCTCTTTGATGTTGAGAATATCGCAGTTCACAATGAATCACACCCCATAATCAATTATAATCAGTATTATGGAGGTGGAGCTGCTAATATTGCCATTGCAATTGCCATACTTGGTGGCGATGCACAGTTGATCTCAGCAGTTGGCGGAGATTTTGCATCATCAGGCTATGAGGCTGAACTTGAAAAGCACGGTGTTGATCTATCCTTACTATATAGGTTCCCTGAAGAGAAGAGCACCCGGGCTTTTGTATTTACTGACCGGGACCATCAGCAAAGTACATATTTCCACTGGGGAGCATCTGTAAAGCTCAAAGAATTAGACCCGCATAAAGTTGATTTTGTACATCTTGCAACATCTGATTCCGCATATAATGCAAAGATAGCTAAAAAAGCTGGTTTTGTCTCTTTTGATCCAGGGCAGGATCTCGTGACGTATTCAAAAGAAAACCTTGAAAGTATACTTGAAAATACTAACATCCTTTTTACAAACAGGCATGAAATAGAGCGTGTTTGTGATATGACTGGTAAGTCATTTGAGGATATTCTCAGTATGATCGAGACTGTTGTTGTCACCTATGATGCCAGTGGCAGTAAGATATACAACAGTGGCAAGGAAATCACGATTCCTGTGGTTACTGTAAAAGCTCTTGACCCCACCGGTGCAGGTGATGCTTACAGAGCAGGATTCCTTCTTGCATACACACGTGGCTACTCGCTGGAATCTTGTGGTAAGATAGGATCAACGGTTGCTTCTTTTGCTGTTCAGAACATTGGTTGTCAGACTGACCTTCCTACGTGGGATGTCATGAAGGCAAGATATGAGCAGAATTTTGGTAAGTTTCCTGAAAGTATATAA